A genomic stretch from Pempheris klunzingeri isolate RE-2024b chromosome 23, fPemKlu1.hap1, whole genome shotgun sequence includes:
- the LOC139223268 gene encoding signal-regulatory protein beta-2-like → MVVYFVNVFLLWSLCVAHSSEVSQPVPFQAVELGDSAAIECHIKSEMKRRVWYKFTTGKRLQLVAEIHSFYNRSKFADELHRRYSVKFDEIKNHLRISATTWEDVGTYFCGVMYLNSITFGSGTYLMVKGANMINASVVQQPEVQSVQPGDSVTLNCTVHTGPCAAEHTSVMWLKNSDHTAPQMIYTSGYKNDISQRSESGESSLVYDLLMRNLSSDDAGTYYCVVTLCGQTQFGNGTRINIHNTDDTEQVSPTVVALMLSNIILGIVTLVLLWTLFKRCRKDSAERRSSEVSQTGDAVIYAAVSSAPRSLPSRRETVKYSGDSVVYSDVKYCQ, encoded by the exons ATGGTGGTGTACTTTGTGAATGTTTTCCTGCTCTGGTCCCTGT GTGTCGCACATTCAAGTGAAGTCTCTCAGCCGGTTCCTTTCCAAGCTGTGGAGCTTGGAGACTCTGCTGCTATTGAATGTCACATaaagagtgaaatgaaaagaaggGTGTGGTACAAATTCACTACGGGGAAGAGACTCCAGCTTGTGGCAGAAATCCATTCTTTCTATAATCGGAGTAAATTTGCTGATGAATTACACCGTCGTTACTCCGTAAAATTTGATGAAATTAAGAATCACCTGAGAATATCTGCAACAACATGGGAAGACGTTGGAACGTACTTCTGTGGAGTGATGTACTTAAATTCTATCACATTTGGATCAGGAACCTATTTGATGGTGAAAG GTGCAAACATGATCAATGCTTCAGTTGTCCAGCAGCCAGAGGTTCAGTCAGTCCAGCCAGGAGACTCTGTGACTCTgaactgtacagtacacactggcCCCTGTGCAGCAGAACACACTAGTGTCATGTGGTTGAAAAACTCTGATCACACAGCTCCACAAATGATTTACACCTCTGGATACAAGAACGACATCAGCCAGAGGAGTGAGAGTGGAGAAAGCAGCTTGGTGTACGATCTTCTCATGAGGAACCTCAGCTCTGATGATGCTGGAACCTACTACTGTGTTGTGACTTTGTGTGGACAGACACAGTTTGGAAACGGGACCAGGATTAATATTCACA ACACTGACGATACCGAACAAGTGAGTCCAACTGTTGTTGCACTGATGCTGTCAAACATCATTCTTGGGATTGTGACACTCGTTCTTCTATGGACACTTTTCAAGAGATGTAGGAAAGACTCCGCAG AGAGAAGATCATCAGAAGTCAGTCAG ACTGGTGATGCAGTTATCTATGCAGCTGTGAGTTCGGCCCCCAGAAGCCTCCCTTCCAGACGAGAAACGGTGAAATACAGTGGAGACTCTGTGGTCTATTCTGACGTCAAATACTGTCAGTAG